A single region of the Nicotiana sylvestris chromosome 6, ASM39365v2, whole genome shotgun sequence genome encodes:
- the LOC138870512 gene encoding G2/mitotic-specific cyclin S13-6-like, producing the protein MAIYRKTYRDKKRRRKRIIKRSDEDVKTIEEEILLNRGKVQKNGSKVVLTERGKAARGLPSKPKIEIVDIDNHLADVEYVWDFPKFYKLTELW; encoded by the exons ATGGCTATCTATCGGAAAACTTATAGGGACAAAAAGAGAAGACGGAAAAG GATAATCAAACGCTCTGATGAGGATGTGAAAACCATCGAAGAGGAGATCCTCTTGAATAGAGGAAAAGTACAAAAGAATGGAAGCAAGGTTGTTCTAACTGAAAGAGGCAAG GCTGCACGTGGACTCCCCAGCAAACCAAAGATAGAGATTGTTGATATTGATAACCACTTGGCTGATGTGGAATATGTTTGGGATTTTCCCAAATTTTACAAGCTTACAGAGTTATGGTGA